One window from the genome of Cricetulus griseus strain 17A/GY chromosome 2, alternate assembly CriGri-PICRH-1.0, whole genome shotgun sequence encodes:
- the Mrtfa gene encoding myocardin-related transcription factor A isoform X2 → MTLLEPEMLMMAVQSVLQLKLQQRRTREELVSQGIMPPLKSPAAFHEQRRSLERARTEDYLKRKIRSRPERSELVRMHILEETSAEPSLQAKQLKLKRARLADDLNEKIAQRPGPMELVEKNILPVESSLKEAIIVGQVNYPKVADSSSFDEDSSDALSPEQPASHESQGSVPSPLESRVSEPLPSATSTSPTQVLSQLPVGPDPGEALFLAEQPPLPPTPLLPPSLTNGTAVPTAKPAPTLIKQSQPKSASEKSQRSKKAKELKPKVKKLKYHQYIPPDQKQDKGAPAMDSSYAKILQQQQLFLQLQILNQQQQQQQQQHYNYQAILPAPPKPAGETPGSCAPTPSRSLSTSSSSSSGTPGPSGLARQNCTALVGKPGALPANLDDMKVAELKQELKLRSLPVSGTKTELIERLRAYHDQVSPAPGAPKAPATTSLLSKAGEVVVAFPAARLSTAPALVTAGLAPAEMVVATVTSNGMVKFGSTGSTPPVSPTPSERSLLSTGDENSTPGDAFGEMVTSPLTQLTLQASPLQILVKEEGARAASCCLSPGARAELEGLDKDQMLQEKDKQIEELTRMLQQKQQLVELLRLQLEQQKRAQQPAPASSPVKRESSFSSCQLSCQPQDSPRAFGPGLVVPTTNHGDAQAPAPGPLPVVVKQEAGPPEPDLASAPQLLLGPQGTSFLKRVTPPTVVTDSTGTHLILTVTNKSADGPGLSTGSPQQTLSQPGSPAPGPPAQMDLEHPPQPSFAAPTSLLKKEPPGYEESVSQQPKQQENGSSSQQMDDLFDILIQSGEISAYFKEPPSLPGKEKPPPTAACGSLLTPQPSPSPSNELPQAAPPPASPTLPGRLEDFLESSTGLPLLTSGHEGPEPLSLIDDLHSQMLSSSAILDHPPSPMDTSELHFAPEPSSGMGLDLADGHLDSMDWLELSSGGPVLSLAPLSTAAPSLFSTDFLDGHDLQLHWDSCL, encoded by the exons TGCTGCAGTTGAAGCTCCAGCAGCGGAGGACCCGAGAGGAACTGGTGAGCCAAGGGATCATGCCTC CTTTGAAAAGTCCAGCTGCGTTTCATGAGCAGAGAAGGAGCCTGGAGCGGGCCAGG ACCGAGGACTATCTGAAGCGGAAGATCCGTTCCCGGCCAGAGAGATCAGAGCTGGTCAGAATGCATATTCTGGAAG AGACCTcggctgagccttctctccaggccAAGCAGCTGAAACTGAAGAGAGCCAGGCTGGCCGATGACCTCAATGAAAAGATCGCACAGAGGCCTGGCCCCATGGAGCTGGTAGAAAAGAATATCTTGCCTGTGGAGTCCAGCCTGAAGGAAGCCATCATTG TGGGCCAGGTGAATTACCCAAAGGTAGCAGACAGCTCCTCCTTCGATGAGGACAGCAGTGATGCCTTATCCCCTGAGCAGCCTGCCAGCCATGAGTCCCAGGGCTCAGTGCCATCACCCCTGGAGTCCAGAGTCAGTGAACCACTGCCCAGTGCCACCTCCACATCACCCACTCAG GTTCTTTCTCAACTCCCAGTGGGTCCTGATCCTGGAGAAGCACTTTTCCTGGCAGAgcagcctcctctgcctcccacacctCTGCTGCCTCCCAGCCTCACCAACGGAACCGCCGTCCCCACTGCCAAGCCTGCCCCCACACTCATTAAG CAAAGCCAACCGAAGTCTGCCAGTGAGAAGTCACAGCGTAGCAAGAAGGCCAAGGAGCTGAAGCCAAAGGTGAAGAAACTCAAGTATCACCAGTACATCCCTCCGGACCAAAAGCAGGACAAGGGGGCGCCCGCCATGGACTCCTCCTATGCCAAGatcctgcagcagcagcagctcttcCTGCAGCTGCAGATCCTcaaccagcagcagcagcagcagcagcagcagcactacAACTACCAGGCCATCCTGCCTGCCCCTCCCAA GCCGGCAGGTGAGACTCCCGGAAGctgtgcccccaccccatcacGAAGCCTCTCCACCAGCAGCAGTTCCAGCTCAGGCACCCCAGGGCCCAGTGGGCTGGCACGTCAGAACTGCACTGCACTAGTTGGCAAACCAGGAGCCCTGCCAGCCAACCTGGATGACATGAAG GTGGCAGAGCTGAAACAGGAGCTGAAGTTGCGGTCACTGCCCGTCTCAGGCACCAAGACAGAGCTTATTGAGCGCCTGCGTGCCTACCACGACCAAGTTAGCCCAGCTCCAGGAGCCCCGAAGGCCCCTGCCACCACCTCTCTCCTGTCCAAGGCTGGTGAGGTAGTGGTTGCCTTCCCTGCGGCCCGGCTGAGCACAGCACCAGCTCTTGTAACAGCAGGCCTGGCACCAGCAGAGATGGTGGTGGCCACAGTAACCAGCAATGGCATGGTGAAGTTTGGCAGCACAGGCTCCACACCCCCTGTGTCTCCCACCCCTTCAGAGCGCTCACTGCTCAGCACGGGTGATGAGAATTCCACACCAGGGGATGCCTTTGGTGAGATGGTGACGTCACCACTGACACAGCTCACACTGCAGGCCTCCCCACTTCAGATCCTTGTGAAGGAGGAGGGTGCCCGTGCTGCATCCTGCTGTCTGAGCCCTGGTGCACGGGCTGAGCTGGAGGGACTGGACAAGGACCAGATGCTGCAGGAGAAGGACAAGCAGATTGAGGAGCTGACCCGAATGCtccagcagaagcagcagctggTTGAGCTGCTTCGGCTACAGCTGGAGCAGCAGAAGCGGGCCCAGCAGCCAGCCCCAGCCAGCAGCCCTGTGAAGCGGGAAAGTAGCTTCTCCAGCTGCCAGCTGAGCTGCCAGCCGCAGGACTCTCCTCGTGCCTTTGGTCCTGGCCTGGTGGTTCCCACTACCAATCATGGAGATGCTCAGGCCCCAGCTCCAGGGCCCCTACCTGTGGTGGTGAAGCAGGAAGCTGGGCCACCTGAGCCAGATCTGGCCTCTGCCCCCCAGCTGCTCTTGGGCCCACAGGGCACCAGCTTCCTCAAGAGGGTCACTCCCCCTACTGTGGTCACTGACTCTACAGGGACTCACCTCATCCTCACTGTGACCAACAAGAGCGCAGATGGCCCTGGCCTGTCCACTGGGAGCCCTCAGCAG ACCTTGTCCCAGCCtggctctccagcccctggcccaCCTGCCCAGATGGACCTGGAGCACCCACCTCAGCCCTCATTTGCAGCCCCAACATCTCTGCTGAAGAAGGAGCCACCTGGGTATGAGGAGAGTGTGAGTCAGCAGCCTAAGCAGCAG GAAAATGGCTCCTCCAGTCAGCAGATGGATGATCTGTTTGACATTCTTATTCAGAGTGGAG AGATTTCAGCATATTTCAAGGAGCCACCATCCCTACCAGGAAAGGAGAAGCCACCCCCAACAGCAGCCTGTGGGTCCCTGCTGACACCACAACCCTCACCTTCGCCTTCGAATGAACTTCCCCAGGCTGCTCCTCCACCCGCCTCCCCAACTCTCCCAGGGCGCCTAGAGGACTTTCTGGAAAGCAGCACGGGACTGCCACTGCTGACGAGTGGGCACGAAGGGCCAGAGCCCCTCTCCCTCATTGATGACCTCCATAGCCAGATGCTAAGCAGCTCTGCCATCCTGGACCACCCCCCATCACCCATGGACACCTCTGAATTGCACTTTGCTCCTGAGCCCAGCAGTGGTATGGGCCTGGACCTGGCTGATGGCCACCTGGACAGCATGGACTGGCTGGAGCTGTCCTCTGGTGGCCCTGTGCTCAGCCTGGCTCCCCTCAGCACTGCAGCCCCCAGCCTCTTCTCCACGGACTTCCTGGATGGCCACGACTTGCAGCTCCACTGGGATTCCTGCTTGTAG
- the Mrtfa gene encoding myocardin-related transcription factor A isoform X1 produces MLCRAVHLQVTVTKAKVDFSSVVCLPPSVIAVNGLDGGGCGENDDEPVLLSLSAAPSPQSEAVANELQELSLQPELTLGLHPGRNPNLPPLSERKNVLQLKLQQRRTREELVSQGIMPPLKSPAAFHEQRRSLERARTEDYLKRKIRSRPERSELVRMHILEETSAEPSLQAKQLKLKRARLADDLNEKIAQRPGPMELVEKNILPVESSLKEAIIVGQVNYPKVADSSSFDEDSSDALSPEQPASHESQGSVPSPLESRVSEPLPSATSTSPTQVLSQLPVGPDPGEALFLAEQPPLPPTPLLPPSLTNGTAVPTAKPAPTLIKQSQPKSASEKSQRSKKAKELKPKVKKLKYHQYIPPDQKQDKGAPAMDSSYAKILQQQQLFLQLQILNQQQQQQQQQHYNYQAILPAPPKPAGETPGSCAPTPSRSLSTSSSSSSGTPGPSGLARQNCTALVGKPGALPANLDDMKVAELKQELKLRSLPVSGTKTELIERLRAYHDQVSPAPGAPKAPATTSLLSKAGEVVVAFPAARLSTAPALVTAGLAPAEMVVATVTSNGMVKFGSTGSTPPVSPTPSERSLLSTGDENSTPGDAFGEMVTSPLTQLTLQASPLQILVKEEGARAASCCLSPGARAELEGLDKDQMLQEKDKQIEELTRMLQQKQQLVELLRLQLEQQKRAQQPAPASSPVKRESSFSSCQLSCQPQDSPRAFGPGLVVPTTNHGDAQAPAPGPLPVVVKQEAGPPEPDLASAPQLLLGPQGTSFLKRVTPPTVVTDSTGTHLILTVTNKSADGPGLSTGSPQQTLSQPGSPAPGPPAQMDLEHPPQPSFAAPTSLLKKEPPGYEESVSQQPKQQENGSSSQQMDDLFDILIQSGEISAYFKEPPSLPGKEKPPPTAACGSLLTPQPSPSPSNELPQAAPPPASPTLPGRLEDFLESSTGLPLLTSGHEGPEPLSLIDDLHSQMLSSSAILDHPPSPMDTSELHFAPEPSSGMGLDLADGHLDSMDWLELSSGGPVLSLAPLSTAAPSLFSTDFLDGHDLQLHWDSCL; encoded by the exons TGCTGCAGTTGAAGCTCCAGCAGCGGAGGACCCGAGAGGAACTGGTGAGCCAAGGGATCATGCCTC CTTTGAAAAGTCCAGCTGCGTTTCATGAGCAGAGAAGGAGCCTGGAGCGGGCCAGG ACCGAGGACTATCTGAAGCGGAAGATCCGTTCCCGGCCAGAGAGATCAGAGCTGGTCAGAATGCATATTCTGGAAG AGACCTcggctgagccttctctccaggccAAGCAGCTGAAACTGAAGAGAGCCAGGCTGGCCGATGACCTCAATGAAAAGATCGCACAGAGGCCTGGCCCCATGGAGCTGGTAGAAAAGAATATCTTGCCTGTGGAGTCCAGCCTGAAGGAAGCCATCATTG TGGGCCAGGTGAATTACCCAAAGGTAGCAGACAGCTCCTCCTTCGATGAGGACAGCAGTGATGCCTTATCCCCTGAGCAGCCTGCCAGCCATGAGTCCCAGGGCTCAGTGCCATCACCCCTGGAGTCCAGAGTCAGTGAACCACTGCCCAGTGCCACCTCCACATCACCCACTCAG GTTCTTTCTCAACTCCCAGTGGGTCCTGATCCTGGAGAAGCACTTTTCCTGGCAGAgcagcctcctctgcctcccacacctCTGCTGCCTCCCAGCCTCACCAACGGAACCGCCGTCCCCACTGCCAAGCCTGCCCCCACACTCATTAAG CAAAGCCAACCGAAGTCTGCCAGTGAGAAGTCACAGCGTAGCAAGAAGGCCAAGGAGCTGAAGCCAAAGGTGAAGAAACTCAAGTATCACCAGTACATCCCTCCGGACCAAAAGCAGGACAAGGGGGCGCCCGCCATGGACTCCTCCTATGCCAAGatcctgcagcagcagcagctcttcCTGCAGCTGCAGATCCTcaaccagcagcagcagcagcagcagcagcagcactacAACTACCAGGCCATCCTGCCTGCCCCTCCCAA GCCGGCAGGTGAGACTCCCGGAAGctgtgcccccaccccatcacGAAGCCTCTCCACCAGCAGCAGTTCCAGCTCAGGCACCCCAGGGCCCAGTGGGCTGGCACGTCAGAACTGCACTGCACTAGTTGGCAAACCAGGAGCCCTGCCAGCCAACCTGGATGACATGAAG GTGGCAGAGCTGAAACAGGAGCTGAAGTTGCGGTCACTGCCCGTCTCAGGCACCAAGACAGAGCTTATTGAGCGCCTGCGTGCCTACCACGACCAAGTTAGCCCAGCTCCAGGAGCCCCGAAGGCCCCTGCCACCACCTCTCTCCTGTCCAAGGCTGGTGAGGTAGTGGTTGCCTTCCCTGCGGCCCGGCTGAGCACAGCACCAGCTCTTGTAACAGCAGGCCTGGCACCAGCAGAGATGGTGGTGGCCACAGTAACCAGCAATGGCATGGTGAAGTTTGGCAGCACAGGCTCCACACCCCCTGTGTCTCCCACCCCTTCAGAGCGCTCACTGCTCAGCACGGGTGATGAGAATTCCACACCAGGGGATGCCTTTGGTGAGATGGTGACGTCACCACTGACACAGCTCACACTGCAGGCCTCCCCACTTCAGATCCTTGTGAAGGAGGAGGGTGCCCGTGCTGCATCCTGCTGTCTGAGCCCTGGTGCACGGGCTGAGCTGGAGGGACTGGACAAGGACCAGATGCTGCAGGAGAAGGACAAGCAGATTGAGGAGCTGACCCGAATGCtccagcagaagcagcagctggTTGAGCTGCTTCGGCTACAGCTGGAGCAGCAGAAGCGGGCCCAGCAGCCAGCCCCAGCCAGCAGCCCTGTGAAGCGGGAAAGTAGCTTCTCCAGCTGCCAGCTGAGCTGCCAGCCGCAGGACTCTCCTCGTGCCTTTGGTCCTGGCCTGGTGGTTCCCACTACCAATCATGGAGATGCTCAGGCCCCAGCTCCAGGGCCCCTACCTGTGGTGGTGAAGCAGGAAGCTGGGCCACCTGAGCCAGATCTGGCCTCTGCCCCCCAGCTGCTCTTGGGCCCACAGGGCACCAGCTTCCTCAAGAGGGTCACTCCCCCTACTGTGGTCACTGACTCTACAGGGACTCACCTCATCCTCACTGTGACCAACAAGAGCGCAGATGGCCCTGGCCTGTCCACTGGGAGCCCTCAGCAG ACCTTGTCCCAGCCtggctctccagcccctggcccaCCTGCCCAGATGGACCTGGAGCACCCACCTCAGCCCTCATTTGCAGCCCCAACATCTCTGCTGAAGAAGGAGCCACCTGGGTATGAGGAGAGTGTGAGTCAGCAGCCTAAGCAGCAG GAAAATGGCTCCTCCAGTCAGCAGATGGATGATCTGTTTGACATTCTTATTCAGAGTGGAG AGATTTCAGCATATTTCAAGGAGCCACCATCCCTACCAGGAAAGGAGAAGCCACCCCCAACAGCAGCCTGTGGGTCCCTGCTGACACCACAACCCTCACCTTCGCCTTCGAATGAACTTCCCCAGGCTGCTCCTCCACCCGCCTCCCCAACTCTCCCAGGGCGCCTAGAGGACTTTCTGGAAAGCAGCACGGGACTGCCACTGCTGACGAGTGGGCACGAAGGGCCAGAGCCCCTCTCCCTCATTGATGACCTCCATAGCCAGATGCTAAGCAGCTCTGCCATCCTGGACCACCCCCCATCACCCATGGACACCTCTGAATTGCACTTTGCTCCTGAGCCCAGCAGTGGTATGGGCCTGGACCTGGCTGATGGCCACCTGGACAGCATGGACTGGCTGGAGCTGTCCTCTGGTGGCCCTGTGCTCAGCCTGGCTCCCCTCAGCACTGCAGCCCCCAGCCTCTTCTCCACGGACTTCCTGGATGGCCACGACTTGCAGCTCCACTGGGATTCCTGCTTGTAG